In the Tribolium castaneum strain GA2 chromosome 1, icTriCast1.1, whole genome shotgun sequence genome, one interval contains:
- the LOC661201 gene encoding peptide transporter family 1 isoform X1, with product MYQQVSTSDPEEFELAETSSKSETHDTPENGHASNGEEKPKITDGDAGEAQLERIPYPKSVFFIISNEFCERFSYYGMRTILSLYLRDILDFTEGDSTVIYHTFTMLAYFFPLLGAIISDNWLGKFKTILYVSIIYATGNILLALSSAEPLGIPKIPFSLLALFLIAVGTGGIKPCVAAFGGDQFVLPQQAVQIATYFSVFYFMINAGSLISTFLTPILREDVHCFGQNSCYPLAFAIPGVLMILSVLIFFFGMPLYKMKEPEGNVLVQVVKCIWHGAKKNWKSDKKVDHWLDHSEDRFDRSLIEDIKATLKVLVIYIPLPIFWACYDQQGSGWTFQAARMDGRVGALTILPDQMQVVNPLLILVFIPLFNYVVYPACAKINFLKTPLQRMVYGGLLTAIAFAVSACISLAVEGGDADLPSDGNCQLRIYNPYNTTLNLNVKNFAVNVTSLDPMGYGFAQIELTGDKQLEYEVTFDNQTFSNSFNISEAEGYVLYATETGFWETVDDISKPDDGIPKIRILVYNPKNDTALAFYDGTAEALKFNSSNVSFQSINPGTYIFGNSEYEFNLGGVYTMLVYLGAGGKIAKSKLYEITEHNNLHILWQLPQCVIITTGEILFSITGYEFSYSQAPESMKSVLQAAFLLTSAFGNLIIVIIESAKIFDKQSYNFFLFAGLMALDMILFAFMARNYKYVDKSEDKENEEDNKSEKKLSKSSEENTKF from the exons ATGTACCAGCAAGTTAGCACAAGTGATCCTGAAGAATTTGAGTTGGCAGAGACGTCGTCCAAATCAG AAACGCATGACACGCCAGAAAACGGCCACGCCAGTAATGGCGAAGAAAAACCCAAAATTACGGACGGCGATGCTGGAGAAGCTCAGCTAGAG CGTATTCCTTACCCCaagtctgtattttttatcataAGTAATGAATTTTGTGAGAGGTTCAGCTACTATGGCATGCGAA cAATTCTCAGTCTCTACCTCAGGGACATTTTAGATTTTACTGAGGGAGATTCCACGGTTATCTACCATACTTTTACAATGCTTGCCTATTTCTTTCCTTTGCTTGGGGCCATTATTTCTGACAATTGGTTGGGAAAGTTTAAAACAATCTTATATGTTTCTATAATCTATGCGACTGGAAATATCCTGCTGGCGTTATCATCGGCCGAACCTTTGGGTATACCCAAAATACCATTCTCCCTACTCGCCCTATTTCTAATAGCGGTGGGCACCGGGGGCATAAAGCCATGTGTGGCAGCTTTCGGGGGTGACCAGTTCGTCCTTCCGCAACAAGCAGTTCAGATAGCGACGTATTTTTCggtgttttatttcatgatCAATGCCGGAAGTTTGATATCGACTTTTTTGACACCTATTTTGAGAGAAGACGTGCATTGCTTTGGACAGAATAGTTGCTATCCTCTCGCTTTCGCCATCCCTGGAGTGCTCATGATTTTGTCAGTTT TGATTTTCTTTTTTGGAATGCCGTTGTACAAAATGAAGGAACCCGAAGGCAATGTTCTCGTGCAAGTGGTCAAGTGCATTTGG CACGGAGCCAAGAAGAATTGGAAGTCGGACAAGAAAGTTGACCACTGGTTGGACCACTCTGAGGATCGGTTCGACCGCAGTTTGATTGAAGATATCAAGGCGACGTTGAAAGTGCTGGTGATTTACATCCCACTGCCCATTTTCTGGGCTTGTTACGACCAGCAAGGGAGCGGATGGACGTTCCAGGCGGCTAGGATGGATGGCAGGGTGGGCGCCCTTACCATTTTACCCGACCAAATGCAGGTCGTGAACCCATTGCTGATCCTGGTCTTTATCCCGCTTTTTAACTACGTCGTTTATCCCGCTTGCGCCAAAATAAACTTCTTGAAAACGCCGCTCCAGCGAATGGTGTATGGAGGGCTCTTGACTGCGATCGCGTTTGCAGTCTCTGCATGTATTTCGTTGGCGGTGGAAGGTGGAGATGCTGACTTACCATCCGATGGTAACTGCCAGTTGAGAATTTACAACCCTTACAACACCACTCTTAATctcaatgttaaaaattttgctgttAACGTTACGTCACTCGACCCAATGGGCTATGGGTTCGCCCAGATCGAACTGACGGGTGATAAACAACTGGAATATGAGGTCACTTTTGACAACCAAACATTTTCCAATAGTTTCAACATCAGTGAGGCAGAGGGTTACGTCTTGTACGCCACTGAGACTGGATTTTGGGAAACGGTGGATGATATAAGCAAACCGGACGATGGAATTCCAAAAATAAG GATCCTGGTGTACAACCCAAAAAACGACACCGCCTTGGCCTTCTACGATGGAACTGCGGAAGCCTTGAAGTTCAACAGCAGTAACGTCTCCTTCCAGTCCATAAATCCCGGAACTTACATATTTGGTAACAGCGAATATGAGTTTAACTTGGGTGGTGTTTACACCATGCTGGTGTACTTGGGCGCTGGAGGAAAAATTGCG AAATCGAAACTATATGAGATTACTGAACACAACAATTTGCACATCCTCTGGCAACTGCCTCAATGTGTTATAATAACAACTGGCGAAATTCTGTTTTCAATTACCGGCTACGAGTTTTCCTATTCTCAAGCTCCAGAGTCGATGAAGTCAGTTTTGCAAGCTGCCTTCCTTCTAACTAGCGCTTTCGGAAATCTCATTATTGTTATCATAGAATCGgcgaaaatttttgataaacaa tCGTACAATTTCTTCCTTTTCGCAGGCTTGATGGCCTTAGATATGATTCTTTTTGCTTTCATGGCTAGGAATTATAAATATGTGGATAAAAGTGAAGATAAGGAAAATGAAGAAGATAACAAGTCGGAAAAGAAACTAAGTAAATCATCGGAAGAAAACACTAAATTTTAA
- the LOC661201 gene encoding peptide transporter family 1 isoform X2, protein MSTETHDTPENGHASNGEEKPKITDGDAGEAQLERIPYPKSVFFIISNEFCERFSYYGMRTILSLYLRDILDFTEGDSTVIYHTFTMLAYFFPLLGAIISDNWLGKFKTILYVSIIYATGNILLALSSAEPLGIPKIPFSLLALFLIAVGTGGIKPCVAAFGGDQFVLPQQAVQIATYFSVFYFMINAGSLISTFLTPILREDVHCFGQNSCYPLAFAIPGVLMILSVLIFFFGMPLYKMKEPEGNVLVQVVKCIWHGAKKNWKSDKKVDHWLDHSEDRFDRSLIEDIKATLKVLVIYIPLPIFWACYDQQGSGWTFQAARMDGRVGALTILPDQMQVVNPLLILVFIPLFNYVVYPACAKINFLKTPLQRMVYGGLLTAIAFAVSACISLAVEGGDADLPSDGNCQLRIYNPYNTTLNLNVKNFAVNVTSLDPMGYGFAQIELTGDKQLEYEVTFDNQTFSNSFNISEAEGYVLYATETGFWETVDDISKPDDGIPKIRILVYNPKNDTALAFYDGTAEALKFNSSNVSFQSINPGTYIFGNSEYEFNLGGVYTMLVYLGAGGKIAKSKLYEITEHNNLHILWQLPQCVIITTGEILFSITGYEFSYSQAPESMKSVLQAAFLLTSAFGNLIIVIIESAKIFDKQSYNFFLFAGLMALDMILFAFMARNYKYVDKSEDKENEEDNKSEKKLSKSSEENTKF, encoded by the exons ATGAGCACAG AAACGCATGACACGCCAGAAAACGGCCACGCCAGTAATGGCGAAGAAAAACCCAAAATTACGGACGGCGATGCTGGAGAAGCTCAGCTAGAG CGTATTCCTTACCCCaagtctgtattttttatcataAGTAATGAATTTTGTGAGAGGTTCAGCTACTATGGCATGCGAA cAATTCTCAGTCTCTACCTCAGGGACATTTTAGATTTTACTGAGGGAGATTCCACGGTTATCTACCATACTTTTACAATGCTTGCCTATTTCTTTCCTTTGCTTGGGGCCATTATTTCTGACAATTGGTTGGGAAAGTTTAAAACAATCTTATATGTTTCTATAATCTATGCGACTGGAAATATCCTGCTGGCGTTATCATCGGCCGAACCTTTGGGTATACCCAAAATACCATTCTCCCTACTCGCCCTATTTCTAATAGCGGTGGGCACCGGGGGCATAAAGCCATGTGTGGCAGCTTTCGGGGGTGACCAGTTCGTCCTTCCGCAACAAGCAGTTCAGATAGCGACGTATTTTTCggtgttttatttcatgatCAATGCCGGAAGTTTGATATCGACTTTTTTGACACCTATTTTGAGAGAAGACGTGCATTGCTTTGGACAGAATAGTTGCTATCCTCTCGCTTTCGCCATCCCTGGAGTGCTCATGATTTTGTCAGTTT TGATTTTCTTTTTTGGAATGCCGTTGTACAAAATGAAGGAACCCGAAGGCAATGTTCTCGTGCAAGTGGTCAAGTGCATTTGG CACGGAGCCAAGAAGAATTGGAAGTCGGACAAGAAAGTTGACCACTGGTTGGACCACTCTGAGGATCGGTTCGACCGCAGTTTGATTGAAGATATCAAGGCGACGTTGAAAGTGCTGGTGATTTACATCCCACTGCCCATTTTCTGGGCTTGTTACGACCAGCAAGGGAGCGGATGGACGTTCCAGGCGGCTAGGATGGATGGCAGGGTGGGCGCCCTTACCATTTTACCCGACCAAATGCAGGTCGTGAACCCATTGCTGATCCTGGTCTTTATCCCGCTTTTTAACTACGTCGTTTATCCCGCTTGCGCCAAAATAAACTTCTTGAAAACGCCGCTCCAGCGAATGGTGTATGGAGGGCTCTTGACTGCGATCGCGTTTGCAGTCTCTGCATGTATTTCGTTGGCGGTGGAAGGTGGAGATGCTGACTTACCATCCGATGGTAACTGCCAGTTGAGAATTTACAACCCTTACAACACCACTCTTAATctcaatgttaaaaattttgctgttAACGTTACGTCACTCGACCCAATGGGCTATGGGTTCGCCCAGATCGAACTGACGGGTGATAAACAACTGGAATATGAGGTCACTTTTGACAACCAAACATTTTCCAATAGTTTCAACATCAGTGAGGCAGAGGGTTACGTCTTGTACGCCACTGAGACTGGATTTTGGGAAACGGTGGATGATATAAGCAAACCGGACGATGGAATTCCAAAAATAAG GATCCTGGTGTACAACCCAAAAAACGACACCGCCTTGGCCTTCTACGATGGAACTGCGGAAGCCTTGAAGTTCAACAGCAGTAACGTCTCCTTCCAGTCCATAAATCCCGGAACTTACATATTTGGTAACAGCGAATATGAGTTTAACTTGGGTGGTGTTTACACCATGCTGGTGTACTTGGGCGCTGGAGGAAAAATTGCG AAATCGAAACTATATGAGATTACTGAACACAACAATTTGCACATCCTCTGGCAACTGCCTCAATGTGTTATAATAACAACTGGCGAAATTCTGTTTTCAATTACCGGCTACGAGTTTTCCTATTCTCAAGCTCCAGAGTCGATGAAGTCAGTTTTGCAAGCTGCCTTCCTTCTAACTAGCGCTTTCGGAAATCTCATTATTGTTATCATAGAATCGgcgaaaatttttgataaacaa tCGTACAATTTCTTCCTTTTCGCAGGCTTGATGGCCTTAGATATGATTCTTTTTGCTTTCATGGCTAGGAATTATAAATATGTGGATAAAAGTGAAGATAAGGAAAATGAAGAAGATAACAAGTCGGAAAAGAAACTAAGTAAATCATCGGAAGAAAACACTAAATTTTAA
- the LOC661143 gene encoding peptide transporter family 1 produces MKMNFESSYPTAVFCIIATEFCERFSFCGLRTILSIYLRNELLFSENCSTVIYHVFIMVCYIVPLAGAVCADSILGRYSTILYFSVVYLIGNILMCMGAVPLLDISSITLSAVGLFLISVGTGGIKPCVAAFGGDQFRLPDQKDLLQHFFSLFYFTINLGGFVGMILTPILRKWVSCFGDDTCYALGFGFPAALMVLSLLLFILGKPWYRLKTPKENIMLQFFNCTMYALAKRCKSGNKNPTKHWLHAARDKYSAKLIRDMKIVFAVLFLYVPLPIFWSLFDQQGSRWTFQASHMDGNVLGIQIVPDQMQVVNPAMVLILIPIFDKVVNPWFAKLHVMENALHRMAIGGLFASAAFLSAGVLELVLETTYPKQPEEKHASINIINTLPCGVKVDNPFNGVQRIESSGVHKFENILCDNFTKYTLLVEASETCGTIYLGRHRHNLEVAALEMQTDTVLIGINVENKVQSFITDPVDYQKSLSGKPRIRVAYIKSSILLHDITVSLRNQAGLKDVYFVHSSNSSFLADSAYMELPQGVYDCVVASKEIPILHAESFGLDLGGVYSLVIRERNMKIEFFKLYIMSAPNTINILWLLPQYFLISVAEILFGVSGLEFSFTQAPKSMKTVTIAGWYLSVAVGNFLVILITQANLFKSQAQEFFLFAVVMVADMMIFIEMASHYRFVQLEADSSVNFGNQEQLPLISNAP; encoded by the exons atgaaaatgaatttt GAAAGCTCCTATCCCACAGCTGTGTTTTGCATAATCGCCACTGAATTCTGCGAAAGATTCTCTTTTTGTGGCCTCCGAA CCATTCTGTCGATTTATCTCAGGAATGAGCTGCTTTTTTCCGAAAATTGTTCCACGGTCATCTACCACGTCTTCATTATGGTGTGTTATATCGTGCCCTTGGCTGGGGCGGTCTGTGCCGACAGCATTTTGGGGAGATATAG caCGATTCTATATTTTTCGGTGGTATATTTAATTGGGAACATCCTGATGTGCATGGGGGCTGTGCCCCTCTTAGATATCTCTTCCAT cACTTTATCAGCCGTTGGTTTGTTTCTCATATCAGTAGGAACCGGAGGTATTAAACCTTGTGTGGCCGCTTTTGGAGGCGACCAGTTCCGCCTACCCGACCAGAAGGACCTTCTCCAACACTTTTTCTCACTGTTTTATTTCACCATCAATTTAGGGGGATTTGTGGGAATGATTCTAACTCCCATTTTGAGGAAATGGGTGTCTTGCTTTGGCGACGACACTTGTTACGCTTTAGGTTTTGGTTTCCCGGCAGCTTTGATGGTGTTATCACTGC tgctttttattttgggtAAACCTTGGTACAGACTAAAAACGCCGAAAGAAAATATAATGCTCCAGTTTTTCAACTGCACAATG TACGCTTTAGCCAAACGTTGCAAATCGGGGAACAAAAACCCCACAAAACATTGGCTACACGCAGCTCGAGACAAATACAGTGCAAAGTTAATCCGCGACATGAAAATCGTCTTCgccgttttgtttttatacgTCCCTCTGCCGATCTTCTGGTCGTTGTTCGACCAACAGGGATCTCGCTGGACCTTTCAA GCGTCTCACATGGACGGTAACGTTCTAGGCATTCAAATAGTCCCAGACCAAATGCAAGTGGTGAACCCAGCAATGGTCCTAATCCTAATCCCGATTTTCGATAAAGTGGTAAATCCCTGGTTTGCGAAATTGCACGTTATGGAAAACGCCCTACACAGAATGGCAATTGGGGGGCTTTTTGCAAGCGCAGCTTTTTTGTCAGCCGGGGTTCTGGAGCTAGTCCTGGAAACTACTTACCCCAAACAACCTGAAGAAAAACACGCTTCGATTAACATCATCAACACGTTGCCGTGCGGTGTCAAAGTGGATAATCCGTTCAATGGGGTTCAAAGGATTGAGTCAAGTGGAGTGCACAAGTTTGAGAACATCCTGTGCGATAATTTCACCAAGTATACGCTGCTGGTGGAGGCGTCGGAAACTTGCGGCACTATTTATCTAGGGCGGCATAGGCACAATTTGGAAGTGGCGGCCTTAGAAATGCAA ACGGACACGGTTCTGATTGGGATAAACGTGGAGAATAAGGTGCAGTCGTTCATCACTGATCCGGTTGATTACCAGAAGTCGCTCAGTGGCAAGCCACGAATAAG AGTTGCGTACATCAAAAGTTCCATACTTTTACATGACATAACGGTTTCGTTGCGAAACCAGGCTGGTCTGAAGGATGTTTACTTTGTCCACAGCTCCAATTCTTCGTTTTTGGCTGATTCGGCTTACATGGAGTTGCCCCAAGGAGTGTACGATTGCGTTGTTGCGTCCAAAGAAATTCCCATACTTCATGCGGAAAGTTTTGGCTTAGATTTGGGAGGGGTTTACTCTCTTGTAATAAGAGAACGAAATATGAAGATTGAG ttttttaaattgtacatAATGTCGGCACCAAACACCATCAATATTTTGTGGTTGCTACCACAGTATTTCCTCATTTCGGTGGCAGAAATTTTGTTTGGAGTTTCGGGTTTGGAATTTTCGTTTACTCAA GCCCCGAAAAGCATGAAGACTGTTACTATAGCCGGGTGGTATTTATCGGTGGCTGTAGGAAATTTCTTAGTGATACTAATTACGCAagcaaatttgtttaaaagtcAG GCACAAGAATTTTTCCTCTTTGCTGTAGTTATGGTAGCCGATATGATGATATTTATTGAAATGGCATCGCACTACCGATTTGTGCAGTTGGAGGCAGACAGTTCTGTGAATTTTGGAAACCAAGAACAGTTACCTCTTATTTCAAATGCGCCATAG
- the LOC103312303 gene encoding melatonin receptor type 1B-A has product MVSNMTDSKLGMESVSPVTLSSDWSRLARLIFLASLAAVGSVGNVFMISAVMIEDYLRKRGNTFVVSVAFADLLVTGLVIPASAVVILAGLPENLPVCKFQWFLATLCFLVTVLSLTAIAAENYVRLCYSSTTYDLLSRSKITTILLLLWIVSSVTSSLQFATDLTFDYCTRKNPGLIPYQATIGVVFVFLPIILTFFSYVRTAYHIRRAKTRPNFKPPVTFNWDYSLMHSNLYSFLLFVVFWLPFGVVLAVGTVKEVHNSLFYKLAWLGITKSCINSILYCITNRHFRGAYVNLFHYCCCKTTVTFSRRQRPEGVRPSGDVRVHIIPGYNMYCSPQRSREGQSKRCSSRPNGRDVYEL; this is encoded by the exons ATGGTGTCGAACATGACGGACTCCAAGCTGGGGATGGAGTCGGTGTCGCCGGTGACACTGAGTTCTGACTGGTCCCGACTGGCCCGACTTATATTCCTTGCTTCTCTTGCCGCTGTCGGAAGCGTTGGTAATGTGTTTATGATAAGCGCCGTCATGATTGAAGATTACCTCCGGAAGCGAG GTAACACGTTCGTGGTAAGCGTGGCATTCGCCGACCTGCTGGTGACGGGACTAGTAATCCCTGCATCCGCTGTCGTGATACTGGCAGGCCTTCCGGAGAACCTCCCCGTGTGCAAATTCCAGTGGTTCCTCGCGACGCTGTGTTTCCTGGTAACAGTCCTCTCTCTCACAGCAATCGCCGCCGAAAACTACGTCCGTCTGTGCTACTCCTCCACGACCTACGACCTGTTGAGCCGCAGCAAAATCACCACAATTCTCCTACTTTTGTGGATCGTAAGTTCCGTCACTTCGAGCCTCCAATTCGCCACTGACTTGACCTTCGACTACTGCACCAGGAAGAACCCCGGCCTGATCCCGTACCAGGCGACCATTGGCGTGGTGTTTGTGTTCTTGCCCATAATCTTGACGTTTTTTAGTTACGTGCGGACCGCATATCACATACGCAGGGCCAAAACGCGGCCCAACTTCAAACCCCCCGTCACTTTCAACTGGGACTACTCGCTCATGCACAGCAATCTGTacagttttcttttatttgtgGTCTTCTGGCTTCCGTTTGGCGTGGTTCTTGCGGTCGGAACTGTGAAGGAAGTTCACAACAGTTTGTTTTATAAGCTGGCCTGGCTGGGGATCACCAAATCTTGCATTAACAGCATTTTGTACTGCATTACCAACAGACACTTTCGAGGGGCTTACGTTAACTTGTTTCACTACTGCTGCTGCAAAACCACGGTGACCTTCTCCAGGAGGCAGCGGCCGGAGGGCGTCCGGCCCTCCGGGGACGTCCGGGTCCACATCATTCCAGGTTATAACATGTACTGCAGTCCGCAGAGGAGCCGCGAGGGGCAGAGCAAGAGGTGCTCGTCACGACCCAACGGCAGAGACGTCTACGAATTATGA